In one window of Primulina tabacum isolate GXHZ01 chromosome 8, ASM2559414v2, whole genome shotgun sequence DNA:
- the LOC142552701 gene encoding uncharacterized protein At4g22758-like — protein sequence MLNYKQKKNQPIKGKRFLISVTVLGSAGPIRFVVNEEDLVAAVIETALKSYAREGRIPVLGSNINNFMLYCPISGTEALSPWDNIGAAGVRNFMLCKKPLTENAIDGEKSPTVSRKAAGSWKTWFHKSLSLKIPSH from the exons ATGTTGAATTATAAGCAGAAGAAGAATCAGCCCATCAAGGGCAAACGGTTCTTGATTAGCGTTACTGTGCTTGGAAGCGCCGGCCCCATTCGCTTTGTTGTTAATGAGGAGGATCTTGTTGCTGCCGTCATTGAAACTGCTCTCAAATCCTATGCGCGTGAGGGCAGGATCCCTGTCCTTGGCTCCAATATCAATAATTTTATGCTGTATTGCCCGATTTCTGGCACTGAAG CTCTGAGTCCGTGGGATAATATCGGGGCAGCTGGTGTCCGCAACTTTATGCTGTGCAAGAAGCCATTAACTGAAAATGCCATTGATGGCGAGAAGTCACCGACAGTGTCTCGTAAGGCTGCTGGAAGTTGGAAGACCTGGTTCCATAAATCTCTATCCCTCAAGATACCTTCGCATTGA
- the LOC142552699 gene encoding protein ESMERALDA 1-like, with protein MQAYNRLPTSGNSSPSSPPASPVSRSPRYRHRSSRPSRAAAPKTLAQRLTWIVLSVLLKRQGIFLFAPLLYIGGMLFYMGTVSFDVVPVIKPRPAPGSVYRSPQLYEKVRAEMDSDNSYGDAISTIWKHSYKGGEWRPCINKSMEGLHESNGYIFVEANGGLNQQRTSICNAVAVAGYLNATLVIPNFHFHSIWRDPSKFGDIYDEDFFMKTLENDVRIVKTVPGYVMERFDYNMSNVHNFRIKAWSSIQYYRSTVLPKLLEEKIIRISPFANRLSFDAPSVVQRLRCLANYQALRFSNPILTLGESLVARMKERSANNSGKYVSVHLRFEEDMVAFSCCIYDGGKQEKIDMDAARERGWKGKFTKPGRVIRPGAIRLNGKCPLTPLEVGLMLRGMGFDKSTSIYLASGRIYDSERNMAPLLEMFPLLQTKEMLASAEELAPFQNYSSRMAAIDYTVCLHSEVFVTTQGGNFPHFLLGHRRYQYGGHSRTIRPDKRKLALLFDNPNIGWKSFKKHMLNMRGHSDSKGIELKRPNDSIYSLPCPDCMCKLNKSEDSRSVT; from the exons ATGCAAGCTTACAATCGTCTACCCACCAGCGGAAACAGCAGCCCTTCCTCGCCGCCAGCGTCGCCAGTTTCCCGCTCGCCGCGTTACCGCCACCGCTCATCCAGACCTTCCCGAGCCGCCGCGCCCAAGACACTCGCGCAGCGTCTCACGTGGATCGTTCTCTCCGTCCTTTTAAAACGGCAGGGGATTTTTCTGTTCGCTCCGCTGCTGTATATTGGTGGGATGCTGTTTTATATGGGAACGGTGTCGTTTGATGTCGTCCCTGTTATTAAGCCCAGGCCTGCACCCGGGTCGGTTTATCGAAGCCCGCAGCTGTACGAGAAGGTCCGCGCTGAAATGGACTCCGATAATTCCTATGGCGATGCG ATATCAACTATATGGAAACACTCTTATAAAGGTGGTGAATGGAGGCCGTGCATCAACAAGTCCATGGAAG gcttgcACGAGTCAAATGGATATATTTTTGTCGAGGCCAATGGTGGTTTGAATCAACAGAGAACGTCG ATATGCAATGCGGTGGCTGTGGCAGGTTACCTAAATGCAACTCTTGTGATTCCGAACTTCCACTTTCACAGTATTTGGAGAGATCCAAG CAAATTTGGTGACATATACGATGaagatttttttatgaaaaccCTGGAAAATGATGTCCGGATAGTAAAAACTGTTCCAGGGTACGTAATGGAGCGATTTGACTATAACATGAGCAACGTGCACAACTTCAGGATAAAAGCATGGTCATCCATCCAGTATTATAGAAGTACAGTACTTCCCAAGTTGCTAGAAGAAAA GATTATAAGGATTTCACCCTTTGCAAATCGACTATCTTTTGATGCTCCTTCGGTGGTACAACGACTTAGATGCTTGGCAAATTATCAAGCTCTAAGGTTTTCGAATCCAATATTAACTTTAGGCGAATCTTTGGTTGCAAGAATGAAAGAACGAAGTGCAAATAATAGTGGCAAGTATGTCTCTGTTCATCTTCGATTTGAGGAG GATATGGTTGCCTTCTCTtgttgtatatatgatggtGGGAAGCAAGAAAAAATTGACATGGATGCTgcaagagaacgaggctggaagGGAAAATTTACTAAACCTGGTCGAGTCATCCGTCCTGGAGCCATCAGATTAAACGGGAAATGTCCCTTAACACCTTTAGAG GTAGGTCTGATGCTACGAGGGATGGGCTTCGACAAAAGTACGTCTATTTATTTAGCATCTGGAAGGATATACGACTCTGAAAGGAACATGGCTCCGCTGCTGGAAATGTTTCCGTTACTGCAGACAAAAGAGATGCTGGCATCTGCTGAGGAACTAGCTCCATTTCAG AATTACTCTTCCAGAATGGCTGCTATAGACTACACTGTTTGTCTTCACAGTGAAGTATTTGTTACCACTCAAGGTGGAAATTTCCCTCATTTCCTTCTGGGGCATCGAAGATATCAGTATGGTGGTCACTCACGAACAATTAGGCCTGACAAGAGGAAGTTGGCACTATTATTTGACAATCCAAATATTGG ATGGAAAAGTTTCAAGAAGCACATGCTTAATATGCGCGGACACAGTGATTCAAAAGGTATAGAACTGAAGAGACCGAATGACTCTATCTATTCACTTCCATGTCCAGATTGCATGTGCAAATTGAACAAGTCCGAAGATTCAAGATCGGTGACATGA